In the Urocitellus parryii isolate mUroPar1 chromosome 1, mUroPar1.hap1, whole genome shotgun sequence genome, TGAAGAAGTCTTTGCCTGCACTTAAATGTTGGTTCTATATTTTTCTGTAGCAGTTGCAATTTTTTGGTGTAATATCTagatttttgatccattttgagttaacttttgtgcagagGTAGACATGGGGATCTCGTCTCATTCTCCTATGTCTGGATATCCAGTTTCCTGGCACCATTTGCTAACAAGGCTGTCTTTCCTCTGACATAATTTTGGGGACTTTGTCAAGAATTTGATGACAAActgtggctttgtctctgtgtcttttattctattctagTGGTCCAGTACCTGTTTTTATtgtagtaccatgctgttttggttactatagctctgtagtgtaattcaAAATCAGATATTGTTGATGTGGCCAGCTTTGCTCTTTTTTGTTCAGGATTGCTCTAGCAATTCTGGGTATTTAAATATTCCATATGACTTTTAAGTTTTTTCCCACTATTGCTGAAAAATCCTGTAATAatgtcattgaaaaaaaatacaatgatgaAAATACATACTCACATATACATATACCTAATATTGGAGGTGAAAATCAAAGTTAACACAGTGGCAACCTagaagaaataatacatgaaGAATCATCTTGTTACCAAGAATATTAatcaaaagaagttaaaaatgctGGCCAATTTAAGGTACTTGTTTGacccagaaaaataaagacaaaactgTAAAGTCCACCAAAGTAGAGAATCAGATAAAAGACACCTGAGCAGAGGGGGGTTGAAGAACTACAGGCTCAGAGCTGGGCAAATGGTTGGAAGTAAAGCATCCCCTCCAGCAGGTCCAGGAAGGCTGGAGAAACTGTCCGTCTCAACCCATAGCATGAGACATGTGGTTGTGGATGTGACTGAGAATAACTAAGTCCCATGAAGACACAGGCTCATCTCCTCCAGAGGGAGGTGGCAGGATCACCATGGAGGTGATGGACACCAAAGAGAGGACTGAGTGACCCTCATGGACATCCAAGCCAGGAAGGCTTACAGGCACCCCAGCCAGACCCTACCTGCAATTGCAAAGCACACCCCTAGCAGAGAAGCACACCTGAGAACACTCAGGTCTGAGAGGCTCAGGATCCAAGCTGCCAGTGCCCCTCTGCTTCCCAGGCCTCAAAGCTCCCCGTGCTCTTTGTTCCTGGCTGAGTCGTCTTGCGTGGCTCTGTGGTCCTCATGCCTCCTTTTACTCTCTCTCCCTCACAGGATTTCTCTGGGTTTGAAATTCCCACGTGCCTTTCAGTCCCTTGACCTGATTCTTGGGGAAACTTCCTAATTTCACCATAAGGAGACCATGCGTAAGAACGTTCAGGTTTGGAAAGACTCGAGCTGCccaggacctttttttttttttttttcctgatgctgAAAGAAGCAGGAGGACAGTCAGAAGGCACATTTCTGCCATTCTAGGCTCAGGACTGGTGGGGACACTGGCAGCCTCTGGCAGCCTCAGGGAATTGGGCCAAGGCACTCAGAAGCAGGCACAGAGTTTGTGAGCGGATGCCTCCCAGGAGACCAGGAGCAGATAATGCCCACCCACCTAGGAAGCACGGCTTACCAACCACTCACCGCTCATGGGCCACGGGGGCTTGATTCAGAAAATGACTTCGCAGCAAGGAGAGCATTTTCCATAATTGTCCTGCAGATAAGGCTTTTAGAAAAGGGAGACTAACCCAAAGGAAACAGCCAAAACAGTGATGAAAATGAAGGTGGGaaaacttctccaaagaagaaaacactgTCCTTATTTTTGACGTTCCTCATCCAGAATGCAGAAGGTGCTCACGTATTCCCTCAGGGATCTGGGCCTGGGTAGCCATGATGTGTGGGTTTCCTGTTCTCACTTTCCCCCAGGAGTGGGTGCTGCTGTCGAGGACTCTACAAAAGGTGCCGTGTGTTTGGATGGGTTATATTTCACAGGTCATCACAGAGAGGGCCCTCGGAGAGCTCCACTTGGGGATCAAGGCCAGAACCAGGAAGCATTAGGCTTCTCAGCAGGTGGGTGCCACCCCTGGGTGATGGTGGGAAGTGGAAAGAGGCCACAgtcaggagaggagagaaggagcaGTGTTGACAGATGGGATGTTAAatgtgggggaaggaggagaactCATGCTCAGGGTACCTTGTTGCCTGAGTGGCTGACAGGGTGGAGTACTGGTGGAAGCCAAGACAGAAACAGTCCCATCATGCGGTTCCCTGTGGACCTTCCTTGGTAACACCTGCGCCTGGAAACAGCAATCATCATTTTGACTTCATCACCATTGAGCAGAAATGCTTTTGCCTTTCTAGCTTCTTTTCCTCAAcctgtttataaaattttacatgcttcatattttcatgtaattttttttactgaTTAACATTATACtacatgaatatataacaatctTTTTTATTCTGACATTGAATATTTGTGACTGTGAAGAAAGTAACTGCCATGAAGATTTCTATGGTGacctgttttgctttttttttttttctgattagtgGACATATAATCTCAGTCATTTTGGATATATACTTGTGACTAAAATTGCTTGGTTATGggtaatgtctatttttaaaagaaacagacattTTCCAGAATAGCTTTAACACCTTATATACAAGTCAATGATGCATCAGAATTCCCCAGTGCCCAAGGACAACGATAAGTCAGTACTTTGCTGAAAACACTGGAGTGAAGTTGTGCAGAGTGTGATCCAGCAGCTAATAAGCCCAACCTGGCTGCAGTCACAGGGGAGAAAAGACACATTTGGTGTGAAATGTTCTGGAGAGTCCGTGACAAAACCTTTATATCCACTGTCAATATTTTTACTCATGGGCATGTGCAATGGCTTTGCCTTCATTTTTGGTTGAGATACTTTTAGACCATGAATGGCTCACACTGGTAACAGCTCCTAACATGATGTGCAACAATAGACCCAGCCCCCACCCGAGCAATAAAGCTGCATGGCTGCTCAAGTCCTGCCATCCTCACATACCCTCCTCAACCTGCCCCTTCATTCTGAATTTCTAGTTTATCATCCTATGGCCATAAAGATCTGCAGAGAAGTGGGGATCAGCCCAGTGTGTGCCCACGAGGCACCACTGAACACACAGGCACTGCTCCCCATGGACGGGCCAGCGCTTCCCGCCCACGAGAATCCCCACCTTCTCCCACTGTTCACCCACTCTTACTTCCTGCACAGCTGCGATGCTTCTAGTGACACACTGGTTGACTGAGCCTGTTGCTGGAGTGCTGGGCATGCAGCACATGTCTTGTACTTCTGTGctccttagcctccccagctgttggTGACGCCTGTCTGTGGAGCTCTTGTAGGTGTGGCCAACTCATTTCCACTGCTGTCTTGTGTGTGGAATCCTGTTCCATGACCCACAGACTTACCAGAGCTTCCCCTGGTGATGAGGACAAGGTGCTCCTCTTTGGGACACCTGCAAACACTGGTGATGAGCGCACTCCAGCATTCGCCCCCGGGGCACACATCTGGATGAATGTCAGATTGGCATTTGCCAGAGAGTAGAACAGCAAGATCCTGATGTCTCTGAACAttgggatggaaaaaaaaaaaaaaaaggtcattcaAACCATCCAAGGAATGGAGATTAAAATAAGGTATGATAAAACTTAGAGAACATTATGAGctatatgaataaataacaatTCAGAATTATGAAAGTTCTACCTAAAGACCAAAATCTTTCACATTCTGTATCTGATTGGGATTGGACACTTTGCTAAAAGTCAGCATCTATAGACAGGAAACACATCACAGAATCAGTCTCTGACACCTGGCAATGTGAGAGCTCTCCCCAGCACTGTTGCTGTTATAATGGATGTTGTTACCTAGACACAAAGATGCAAacatacaaataaagtaaaactctCTTTCATAAATGCAAATTGGCACCTGTACTTTAGCATTGATTCTCTTAAATTTAGTTAAAAgggggcaaaaaaaaattagctgaatTCTACCCTTGGCTTCATTTCATTCCAGTTATAGTTTTTGACAGTGGCTGGTATAAgtggttcattttttaattttctcttttattgaaattcagaaagaaatacCAGGATCCTATAACTTCACATATAGATGTGTTTTAAAATCATGACCTTTTCCCAGGAcacttatttacattttctttttactctggAATGATCCTCTATTATTTTATGACTTATAGCTTTCTGAAACATACAAAGTATGTCAGAATCCTGGGAATCTTTAAAACACCCCTGAAATCCAAACCTCTCTGTCCCCTGAAGTGTCACGTCACGTGGCTCTGGCTAATGAGAGTGCTTCCAGCCCCTGTGGGTACAGGTCACACACCCTGTAGCTGTGCATGGGCACTGATATACTCCAGCTGGACACAGCAGCTGCAAGTCACTCCTGCAGCTCGAGGGGACTGCGACCATGCTTCTCACAGAGGACGCAGATGCAGCCTGCTGCAGTGAATGTCCTCTCATGTGGGTAGGGGATGCCAGTCCTAGCACTTCATGCTCAACAAGTGTGAGAAAATCCTCTGTTCCCTGTTGTGCTTGTTACGCCCGGAGAGCTGCCGCGTGTGTTAGCTGCTGCTCACCAGCTGGATTCTTTAACAGCCCATGGATTCCCTCAAATAAAAGGTCTGTATGATATTATTTGTTACAGAAGATCATCTCAGTACACTGGGTAagaaacttaacattttaatatcaaattttgGCGATGAGTCtgaaaaaaagtatagaaaagaaaattacaggcacTGCTTTAAATTTCCCATGATTTCccaaaagcttttttaaaaggaagaaagggcagGAGAATGCTGTGCTCCTCACAGCATTGCAAAGACATGGGAAAAGCACCATTTTCACATCACTCTAAGAAAAAGCTATGGAAGCAGATGGAAATGTGGGTAAGAAATCTCCAAACCCATGAAgtcagagggaagaaagaaaaaggaaatctttGTTTTTCAGGGTAATACATTTTCCCAACCCTGGGATTTgagcttcctttcctccttttaatggcatgttgtattttattttcgaGCAGAGTTAACACTTTATTACTCTTTTAGCAACACTTTGTATCCATGATCATTGTTCTAGAAATGAATCCTAAATAATCCTATTTGCAtagctttgcaaatatttttaactagTGTCAACTTACTTCATTtgtgtaatataaaattaaacacaagTAAAAACTTTGTAATGGACTGAAAAGTCATGGGAGTTGTTGAATTTGTTCTCTAAAAACTCATAAACCTCTCTTGCATGTCTTAAGCAAAAGGATTACTGAAGTTGTCCTATTTCATGTGACATCCTATCACTTTATTAAAGTAAAAGCTGTAACATCTGTGGTCAAATGTCTGTTAAACGCACATAAATGCTCAGGAAAGTGCGTGGAAGTGCAAGGCGGCCACTGATGTGTACAGGAATAAGTAAAGTGTGCTGCCCACAACCAGTGGGACACTAGTGACCCTCGAGAAGGAGGGAACTCTGACACACCAAGCAGCACCCATGCACCCGAGTCAAGGTCATGGACAGCAGGTAGTGCAAACAGACAAGGATGGGAGTGACTTCCTCCAGGTGCACTTCCTAGAGTCACGGATttatagagggagagagaatggaggcTGCTAGGCCTGGGAGAAGAACGAGGAGTTCTCTCTAATGGTGCACGGTTCCATTTTGGGGAGATGAAAAGAGTTTTCAAGGTGGACACTGGTGAGAGTTGTACCattatgtgaatatacttaatgtcACTGTGTCACTGTTCACTTAAAGATGTTTAATACAGTGCAAAAAATTAAAGGAACTTGCCCAACATCCTAGAGTTACTGAATTACATAATGATTTCTAAACAGGTTTAAAGCttagtctggggctggggatgtggctcaagcggtaacgcgctcgcctggcatgcgtgcggcccgggttcgatcctcagcaccacataccaacaaagatgttgtgtccgccaaacactaaaaaataaatattaaaattctctctctccctctttctctctctcactctttctttaaaaaaaatagaaaaaaaataaagcttagtCCGTCTTTAACACTGAGAGGTTGGAGTAGGGAAGAATGGGTTAGGGTTTCCTCCAGCCTTGGGAAGCCAGTGAGAGCCATGGCCAGGGTTTTCATGTGGTCACCAGGCACACAGATCATGCTTCAGAGATTCAGGGGTGTGCAGAGCACAGAGGTTGGCAAGTGAAGACATATTTGACAAAGAAGTATCTCCACAGGGTGGAGCAATCCAAGGCAGGATGCTCTCCAGTTACGACTAGCAATTGGACTTAGGGTGGATCTTGGCACTCCCTAAGAGCTGCACACCTTCTACCATGTATGATGAAGCAGGCAGTATCCTTGAGGACAGACTAGTAGCCACATCTGTCCAGTTCTGGGCTTCTTTATCCAGTTCTAGCAGGAGAAGATCAAATACAAAAATTGACTTAAAGATTTTGATTCTATGGGGAATGAGGAAGAAATTAATGTTTCTGCACACTTTTGTAATAAAGAAGCAGGATTTTTCCTTACCCAGTAAATAGTGCATTTTTGCTACTGCCAGGAACAATACAAAGCACTGTTGAAGGATTAATGAGAGGGTGCATTGAGCAATAGAGCTCCACACTAACAAACTCAAATAACACTGATTAAGTTTAAAACTGTGGAAGTGACTAAGGTACTACCAACTTCACATGAGGTTATGCTTCTGTCTGCAAACGCTGTCTTCCTGCCTTCTAGATCTGAGAAGGTAAGCCCTCCAGTTTTAGAAAGGGCTTTCCAGATTCAGTCGGCGTCAGGGAAAACATCATGATTTGGGTAGTTTAACCAAGTTTCATGTGTTTTAGATTTGGAATCTTCATTATTAAGTACATCATTTTTTGAAAGTAAGATATTGACAATTCATCTCTAAGAATATTAATCATGCAGTACATCACTAAAGCATCAATATGAATGACACATGTACACCATTTCCTGCTCACCCATTTATTTGGGCACCAAGTAACTAAAAAGCCTCTCTTGCATGTCAGTTGCAACTCCTCAAGAATTAGGATTTGGTATGCAATTAATCAACACTCAACCTAGGAGGCATTTATCATGTGAAActtcaaaatgacaaaaaaaaatcctttaagttaattttatcttgatttaaacatgtttaaaaagtAGATGAAGCCgggcgaggtggcacatgcctgtaatcccagcagctcaggagactgagacagaagaattgcaggttaaaagccagccttagcaatggtgaggcactaaggaactcagtgagaccttgtttcaaaataaaatacaaaacatgactggggatgtggttcagtggccaagcacccctgagttcaatccccagcaccaaaaataaaaacaagaagaaaaatgagagatgaaGGATTTGAAATAGATTTCATTGTTACACATGTGATTATTTAGAAGGATATAAATAACAAGgagaatttaaaaacttaatctcTCTCCTATGTTTCCACTGACAGTGTCTCTTCTGTTGTTTGAAATCATGGAAAGTGGGAACACCAGTTCTGACTTCATTCTCCTAGGTCTCTTGGGCCACTCCAGAGCCCAACAGTTTCTCTTTGGGATGGTTCTGACAACAGCTTTCACCTCCCTAGTGAGCAATGCCCTCATGATTCTCCTGATTCAGTGGGACCTCCGGCtccacacgcccatgtacttcctCCTGAGCCAACTGTCCCTCATGGACGCCATGGTGGTTTCCACCATTGTGCCCAAAATGGCTGCTGACTACTTGACTGGAATCAAGTCCATCTCCCCTGCTGGCTGTGGCTTCCAGATCTTCTTCCTTCTCACTCTGGGTGGTGGAGAGTGCTTCCTCTTAGCAGCCAtgtcctatgaccgctatgtggccgtATGCCACCCTCTGCGCTATCCCATGCTCATGAGCTGGCCACTGTGTCTGAGGATGACCGTGGGGTCCTGGTTCCTGGGAGCAGCTGACGGGCTGATGCAGGCAGTTGTTGCCCTGAGCTTCCCGTTTTGCAGCAAGCGAGAGATAGACCATTTCTTCTGTGAGGCCCCCACGCTGGTGCGCTTGGCTTGTGCTGACACGTCTGTCTTTGAGAATGTCATGTACATCTGCTGTGTGTTGATGCTCCTGGtgcccttctgcctcatcctgacCTCCTACAGTCTCATcctggctgctgtcctccacatGCGCTCCACAGAAGCCCGCAAGAAGgcctttgccacctgctcctcacacGTGGCTGTGGTGGGGCTCTTTTATGGAGCTGCCATTTCTAACTACATGAGACCCAAATCCTACAGATCAGCTCACTATGATAAGGTGGTGTCAGCCTTCTACAGCATCCTCACCCCTATGCTGAACcccctcatctacagcctgaggaacagcgAGGTCAAGGGGGCCCTAAGAAAGTGTATGGCCAGTGTGTGGCCTTGAATAATGACTACAAGGTCATCTACTTGCCCAAACAGGAAGGCCTGTACTAAGACCTTGGTATTTCTTAGGGAGAAGGTATTTAACtttcatatatacatagatatagatataaatatattttttctgctttactCTGGATCATGCGTGAAGGTTCACACTTTGAGTTTGTTTACTGAGCTGTCTTCAGCAGGTCAAACTGTGGATTGTTAAAACTCTGTCAGTTAAAATGTCAGTAACATTTCGATGTCATGCACCAcagtggtttcttttttaaataatgaactaAGTGTCTAGTGATTTTGAGGACTGAGGTTCTTTGCTGCCCGTCAGTGTAGGATTTCCACAGTTGGGAGCTTAGACTGCAGGCATCCTCTTCAGAGGTTTCCACAAGTCTCTGCACTCGCAGCTCACGCCCACCTCAAGCAACATGACCCACTGAGGCAGGAAGGCAGAGCACCCCTTGGGACAGGACCTGGGCCTCAGCAAGGGAACGAGGCAAGGAGGCTGTGCAGTCCTGGAGGAGACATGGGCCTGGACAGCACCCTTCACTGCCCGGATGGCGTCAGCTGCGGTGGCTCTTCCCTAgtgtcccttcccctcccccagccacggTCAACCGCACAACCTGTAAAGCGCTTCCTCCTGGACAGCAGAGCCTCGCCCCAACCCTGGAGCTAATGGAGGCTTGGAAACTAAAGGAAGCTTGGAGTTTGAGCTCCTGAGACGGGAGCCCCCAGCCAGCGCGTCTGGAGCTGCAGCGCCGCAGGACAGCGCCCCCTGCCGGTCCCACGAGGCTGCGCAGCTGCGCGGTTACCCTGGCCCTGGGCGCGGCCACTCTGCGACTATGTCTAGAGGCCAAGTGGCTGCAGGTGCTGTCTGTGCCTGGGTGTTTCCCTCCAAGGTCAGGACGCTGGTCAGAGTCCCGTGTCGCACTGTCGGTGGGTCTGCTGTTTTCCTGCCAGTGGTCCTCCCTGGCTGGCGCCTTCGCGTTCCTCGGCCTATCGCTTAGCGGAGAGGCGTCTGCGCAGTGTGCAGTGCGAGCCGCAGTGACCGAGCTGTCTCCAGCCTCTCTGTGTGTCACATGCCTCCACTCCTCTAGGCGATGGCGGTGACTTACTCAGCCCCTTTTCAGAGCGTTTGCTGACTTCAGCCAGCAATGAACACGGATCCCAACTGTTCCCAGTATTATCGAAACTTTTCCATTTTGGCCAATTCTTGTGAGCACTTggcttttcatttgaattttcctgATGACGAATGGGCACAGAGGACTTGTCGTTAGCAGATTGTCTATGTGCTTAtgttcctttttatgttttgaactATTTCAGTTTTGGAAAAGGAGTCTGTGGATACTTCAAAACCAAACACAGCCATAGATTTCATAACAAAAAGTATAGAGCACTCAGAACACTACTGggagttttagaaaaaaaaatcatgaattttctGACATACCCTGTAAATATATGcccaaataaattaatatgtgtatgtgtgatatTTCTCTTCCACCTCCTCTCTTTTGCTAGAAActgttacttttatttcttttaattatgatTTCTTTACAAACTACTGGTCTTCCATTGGAGGGCAGATTCCACTGAAAATctaagagctttttaaaattgggaCTCTGGTGTTTTGGAACAATCTTTGTTTAACAAATGTTTACATACTCCCAATAATTAATAAGGAATAGATTTGACACCTTTAAATAAATTGttgaatttgtaaagaaaataaatttggctATGCATTTTTAATAGACCTATCTTTCACACATATTTGTGTGATCTTCAAAGACAAAGCTAGTGAATTCAAAAACCATCCCAAGGCTGTGGTTTAAAATACCACCTACAGTGATTACTGTTGtgattcttttctcctcttctgctAATCTTGTCTTGATCTGGTTCCCGTCttcaccatctttccttctcttGAATATGGCTCAGTGTGGTCCCTGGTCAGGTGATGGAAGCTGCAGAGGACTCCAAGCAGAGCAGGAATAAAATCTGCTGAGTAAACAGAGCAGGGTGCAGAGGCtcaggaaaactttattttttctcttaaaaactgttttttcttgatcttttttcttgttgttatcaTCATTACCATAAATTTAATTCTACATGATTAATTGATGGCAAAACAGGCCATCCCTTCTCCCCTGAGAGCCAGCCACGCCACTGCTCCCGCGGGAGTGCCAGGGCTGCCCTAGGTGTCCACCACTGTCACCATGATACTTAGGCCTGCTCCCGCCCCCTCCTTCCCAGGCCATGCCATGGGGAATGGCTCCTTCTGCTGCCCTATGAAAAGATCACTGTTTTCTCCCTGAGGCCACTTGCCACAGGGCTCCCATTAAGACCTGTCCTCTGTGCTTCTGCTTGCTGGTTCCAAATGACTCTTGTGCAGTGCGCTTGCCAAATCCATCCCATCTGAAGGAGTGCCAAGTCCAGGCAGCTCTGGTGCCCTCAGCCACTCCCTGGACGTGTCTCTTTGCACAAGCCAGGGCTCAGGGCCATTGGGGTGAGGGTAACTGATGCCCCAGTGAGTAGAGGAGTTTAAGTGAGAAATGCCGCCTGTGGTGTTTACCTGGTGAGGTCCAGGGAGGTGGAGGCGGTGCAAGTGCACATGTGGGACTTGGGGCTCCTGGGTGAGCCTGCAGCAGAGTGCACACCCACCTCAATGCCTCACCAGTGCACTGGGCATCCATCCTGCCAGGCCTGCCTGGTTCTGGGGGACTGATCTGTTTGCTGAGAGCATGAGGTCCAGTGGagggggactttaccactgaatttGGAGAACTGAAGACGCTGAAGCTGGGTGGAGGGTGTGTGCTGCAGAAAGCAGCCAGGCATGGAAGGGAGGCAGGTAGGTAAGATCCACCCCCCAAACTCTCAGACGACGCCAGTGGAAGGCCTGCAGACCAGGACTTAGGAGGAGTGAGGGAATGTGATGGAGCAGAGTGTGTGTGTACTTAAAAGTGAGTTCCAGAAGAAATGTCTGCATTAGGAGGAAACTGTATGTGTATGTGGCAAAACTAGAGGCAGCtaattaattcagttttctttataataatattttaaattttcatctcatAAAATGGTGCATGCTAAGCATTTTGAGTAACATGTACTAGAATTGTGCTTGGTTGTGGGTTCCCCAAATTACAATTTAATAGAAACTTTCAGAGCAGCCAATAAATGTCATGAGAGGCAGTAGAAATTTTCCCTTCCCAGATCTCACTTGCCCAAGttagtgaattttattttcattaatatgttCCTAGAATAAattctgatttcaaaatgtacaacATTCTTCaataacatgtatatatacatatatatatacacatacatactgtTTCCCTTCTGagttaaaaattaactttaatataTGCCACAAGTCAGCTTTCAGAAATTAATTCAATACAACaaattaataacaattttatttcaataaatataacaCCAATAGCAAATATCAgtagattaaaagaaatataaatgtataaagtaTAACACAAAATTTTGGCTTTGTTAATATAGAACATTTAGAGACAATGATATTCATGACCTATTTCTCCTAACAAAATCTGAGAAATAACcgtaaaaaaaattgaacaatggTTAACTAAATTTTTCTGCATCTAGTTGAAATTTCCTATGTTACAAAACAAGAATCTGAAGACTTTAGGGgcgagggggtactggggattgaactcaggtgcactggaccactgagccacattccccagccctatattgtattttatttagagacagggtctcacagattTGCTTAGTGCAAATGATTTGCTTTGGAAAACTGCTTTTAGTGAGGCTGTCTGTGAACgtgtgatcctccggcctcagcctcccaagctgctgggattacaggcgtgcaatcTCATGTCTGCTCTCAAGACTTTTGATTTATAGGGGTGGGAAAGAGTTTCTGTGTCACCAGCGAAGTCCTGGTGTGACTATATTTACTCCTGAGTTTGGGCTCTGAAAGAATTCTCTTTGTCTACTGTGACCTTTCAATCTTGGCATTGCTCTTGACATTGAAATTTCTTCTCCTGTTCATACCCTGTAGTGTTCTGATTGGCCTATTGCTTTCTTTCTATTACctccctgcccttttttttttttaaatgaaattacctAGAAGATTTATGCTGatgtttttctctattcttttctccATACCACGGTCTATGTTtcctatttccttaaaaaaaaagtgtctgtttTGACCTTGTATCAAAGTCTCTGTGAAGCAGAGACTTTGAAGTTTAACACTGGTTAAACTTCAGATGTAACTGACTCAttgcttattttaaatgataaaacctTAGGTATACAGAGATGCTTAGAAAATTTTACAAGATGTTATAGAAAAGCAGATTTAAAAGttcattaaaaagtattaaaatcatGTGGAGAACATATTTTGGGGCCAGCTTCCAAGATTACAGAGGAGAGGTGGGTAAGAAGTCTGTGGTGCATGTCTCTCCAACATTAACAAGGATTTGTGGATCGAGGTGGGGAAACAGACTTCACCCAGGGAAAGAGTTGCATGTCCAGGGGAGAAGCTGCCAGGTGTGTACCAGGTTCTTTCTCCCTCCTTACACATTTAACTAGCTTGCTGCTAGAGCACTCATCTTTGGATTCAGGTGTAGCTCTTCTAGTCAATCCAGATGCCACTGAATGGCACAGAAGGTATAGTTTCATTAATAATCCTGGCATCTTAGGAGTGTGCTCCAGACCTGGGGTGATGGGTGGGCAGAGTCATGAAATGTGCCTGTGGAAATTCTAGATGCCTCATAGAAATTGCACCTGGAGGTAGAagcaggacactgagggagacaGGAGTGAGCGATGTTGGCTTCCCAGGGCTGCAGGGAAAATGTGGATGGATGTATAGATGCAGTGAACACCACGGGAACACAGTCAAGTCAGAAATGCACAGGAGGAAGAACTTAGGAGcaactgaaaatatttgatccatttaaaaattctgtctgtGGTAAGTCTTTAATGGCACCTGCAATGGGCACGGGGTCTGCTAAACACAGGGATCTCAGTAATAAATGGTCAGGGGGTGACTTCAATAAAGTGGAAAATTAATTGGAAAAGCAAAACCAGAGGGAAAATATGCTTCCAGAGACACAGTATTGCTCAGTTT is a window encoding:
- the LOC144254648 gene encoding olfactory receptor 2T33-like; its protein translation is MESGNTSSDFILLGLLGHSRAQQFLFGMVLTTAFTSLVSNALMILLIQWDLRLHTPMYFLLSQLSLMDAMVVSTIVPKMAADYLTGIKSISPAGCGFQIFFLLTLGGGECFLLAAMSYDRYVAVCHPLRYPMLMSWPLCLRMTVGSWFLGAADGLMQAVVALSFPFCSKREIDHFFCEAPTLVRLACADTSVFENVMYICCVLMLLVPFCLILTSYSLILAAVLHMRSTEARKKAFATCSSHVAVVGLFYGAAISNYMRPKSYRSAHYDKVVSAFYSILTPMLNPLIYSLRNSEVKGALRKCMASVWP